A region of the Synechococcus sp. PCC 7502 genome:
TCAGTACCTGAACCAATATATAGGGATAACTTCTGCTTAAGTTCTGACTGTGTGGGTAAAACTGGAATTTGACTACCTAAATAGATTAAGGCTGGTTTGGTTAAGGCAATTAGCCAGCGCAGATGTGTAATTGAAGGGGGAAGGCTCCAAAGTACTAGAGATTTATAGGTTTTATGGGGAATCGGGCGATCGCTATCTCCAGTAAACTCGGGATGATCATAACCATAAATTAAGGCAGGCTGAGGAATTTCGGCTAGGGCTTTTAAGTTTTGCCATTTAGGAGCGATCGCGATTTTCGGGGCAGGTTTAGATTCTAAAATCGGAGTCCAAGGTGTTCTGATGCCTACTAACTCTAGTTCTACGGAAGTTTTATCCTGCCATTTATTCGCTCTTAATTTATATGCTAAGTCCACATAATCAGGAATCGGATAATATTCTCCCCATCGCCAAGAAATTGCCTTAATTTTGGAGCCATTGCCTCGATCCAGTTCCAGTGCTAGACAAGCTTTATTTTTACCTCTAATTTGCTGTGAAATTACCCGTACATTAGGCGTATAAAACACTGGATCACTATTACCCATGCCACAGGGATGTAATAAATCAATTTGTTCTAAAAGTGTGAGGGAAATATCATGTAAGTCGGCTTTAACATCTACTTGAATTAAGGGCTTGAGGTGATGAGGTTCTAGGTGTTGATGGGCAAATTCGCGCAGGCGATCGCTAAATTTCTGTAAATTCTGACTTGGCATGGAAAACCCACCCGCTGCAGGATGTCCACCATATTTATTTAAAAATTCTCGGCAAAATTCCAAGGACTCAAATACATTAAATTCTGGAATGCTACGCACAGAACCTCGAATTGCCAAATGATCCTGTTCTTCTTCGTAGGTCCCAATAAATACTGGTACTCCATATCGCTCAACTAACCGTGATGCCACGATGCCAATTACGCCATGATGCCAATTGGGTTGAACTACGACTAAAACTCGTTCTTGGCTTAAATCTAAATTTAGAGACTGAATGTAGGCGATCGCTTCCCGTTCAATTTGGCTACATAGTTCTTGGCGGGTACGGTTGGTTTCTTCGCATTTTTGTGCCAGGGTAATCGCTATGCCCATGTCATCGGCGGTTAAAAGCTCAATTACGGTTACAGGGTCACCAATTCTTCCCACAGCGTTAATGCGTGGTCCTAGGCTAAACCCGATCGCCTCTGGCTTTAACCCTATTTTTTGATCATCCGCTATGCCAGAAGCTTGAATTAGGGCTGTAACTCCGGGTAATTGCGATCGTCCCAATAATCTTAAACCTTGCTTCACTAAACGCCGATTAATGCCTGTTAAATGTGCTAGATCAGCGATAGTACCAAGAGTGAAAAGCTCTAGGAGTAAGGATTCTAATGCCTGTCTTTTGCCAAATCGATCAGCCAACTCTAACGCTAACACATACGCCACTCCCACGCCAGCGATCGCATAGTAAGGAGAACTTAGATTAATTAACTTGGGATTTAGAATGGCATTGGCGGGAGGTAATTGTTCGGGCAAGTCATGGTGATCGGTAATAATTACGGCTAAATTTAATTCTCTGGCACGGGCGATCGCTGCGAATGCCGAGATTCCATTATCCACGGTAATAATCAAACCCACACCCCTAGCCTGTAATTCCTCCACCATGCGGATATTAATGCCATAGCCCTCATTCATTCGACTGGGAATTTCATAACTCACCTCAACTTCTAAAAGCCGTAACGTTCTTAGCAGTAAAGCCGTACTAGTCATACCATCGGCATCATAATCCCCACAGATCGCCACTTTCTGATGATTCTTAACTGCTGCTTCTAAAATATCCAGACTGGCAACCAAATCAGGAAATTCTAATTTAGGATCAACTAATACTTCACGATCAGGATCAAGAAAAACCTGCGATCGCTCAGGTGTATTCATATCCCGATTGATCAAAACTTGTGCCAGTAGGGGTGAAAGACCAGTAGAATTAGAAATCTCACTGGCTAACTCTGGCTGAGGAGCCGCAATCTGCCAACGCTGAAGAGGTAAAGTCATATATTTAATTGGTTGAATATGACTTAGTTTTTATACTGCATGCTCCCGATACCAAGCGATCGTATTTTGCAAACCCTGCTTAAAATCCACTTGGGCAGTAAACTTAAAAGCCGCTTTAGCTCTTTCCGTATCCAAACAGCGTCGAGGTTGCCCGTTAGGTTTATCGGTTTGCCAGATAATTTCTCCCTCAAATTCCATGAGGTCGCAGATTAGAGTAATTAAATCTTTAATCGAAATTTCGTAACCCGTGCCTAAATTTACTGGTTCTGGATCATCATAACTTTGAGTACCCATGACAATCCCCCGTGCCGCATCCTCAGAATATAAAAATTCACGGGTAGGGCTACCATCTCCCCACACTGGCAGTTGTTTATCACCTCTAACTTGAGCCTCATGGACTTTACGAATTAAAGCGGGGATCACATGGGAACTCTTTGGATCAAAATTATCCGCAGGACCATACAGGTTCACGGGCAGTAAATAAATACCATTGAAATTGTATTGTTGCCTATAGGCTTGTAGCTGCACTAGTAAGGCTTTTTTAGCCACCCCATAGGGGGCATTAGTCTCTTCGGGATAACCATTCCAAATATCATCTTCTTTAAATGGTACAGGTGTAAACTTGGGATAGGCGCAAATTGTACCCACACAGACAAATTTCTTTACTCCTGCTAAATGGGCAGCATGGATTAGTTGTGTACCCATGATCAAGTTATCGTAGAATAGCTCACCCGGCTTTTCCTGATTTAAGCCAATTCCCCCTACATGGGCAGCCAAATGAATCACAATATCTTGATTATCCACAGCCTTTTGGCAGTTTTCCCACACCCGAATATCTAGATCGCGCGATCGCGGAATGGAAATTAAATCTTTACTAGCACCAGCAGCTAATAATTGGGCAACTACTTGCTGTCCTAAAAATCCTGCTCCGCCCGTAACTAGAATTTTTTGATCTTGAAGTGAAAGTGTCATTTTAAGAATCCTAATGCTTAATGAATAGTGATAAAAATATTGGTTTAATTTTAGCTATTGCAGATTTCAGTTAAATGTGGCAGAAATAAAATACTAAAACCAAGGCGGAGAACCTAGCCCTGCGACCCTTTTTTCTCCGAGCTTGATCGAAAACCTCAATAAGAGTCAGATTTAAAGCTTTACCTAGCTCCAGCTAGAAACAGAATTTTGCCTTAAGGTTGCAATATCCGTAGTTTGATTTGGACTTTTTAATCCTAGTGCTTGCATATCGGCATCAACCATTAAATATACTAATTCCTTGAAGTTAACGCTAGGTTTCCAATTGAGCTTTTGCTTAGCTTTAGTAGGGTCACCTAAAAGTAACTCGACTTCGGCAGGACGAAAATAGCGTGGATCAATTTCCACATAATCTTCCCACTTGAGGTCAACATAGCCAAATGCTACATCTAAAAACTCTCGAATGGAATGGGTTTCCCCAGTCGCTACTACATAATCATCGGGTTGTTCTTGCTGTAGCATTAGCCACATCGCTTCTACATAGTCTTTGGCATAGCCCCAATCCCGTTTAGCATCAAGATTACCAAGATATAATTTCTTTTGCTGTCCCGCCACGATCCGAGCGATCGCCCTGGTAATTTTACGCGTAACAAAGGTTTCTCCCCGTCTTGGTGATTCATGGTTAAACAAAATCCCATTACAAGCAAATAAACCATAGGATTCTCGGTAATTTACCGTCTGCCAATGGGCATAAACCTTGGCACAGGCGTATGGACTACGGGGATAAAATGGTGTGGTTTCACTTTGAGGTACGGCTTGAACTAGCCCAAACATTTCTGATGAACCAGCTTGATAAAACCGAATTTCTTTACCCTTGCGTTGCTGAAAATCTCTTACTGCTTCTAATAGCCGTAAAGTTCCCATTGCTACTGAGTCCACAGTATATTCAGGTGAATCAAAACTCACTCTGACATGGGACTGCGCTCCTAAGTTATACACCTCATGGGGTCTAATTGCTTCCAATAATCTACCTAGGGCTGTGCCATCGGTAAGGTCACCATAGTGCAGAAATAACTTGGTTTCAGGTAAGTGGGGGTCTTGGTACAAATGATCAAGGCGGTCAGTGTTGATTGTGGAACTACGGCGAACAATGCCGTGAACTTGATAGCCTTTTGCCAGTAAAAGTTCAGAGATATAAGACCCATCTTGTCCAGTGATTCCAGTAATTAAAGCTCTTTTTTGGTCGGTCATGTTCTAGTTTTGCTACAGTTTAATAATTTAGATTATGATAGAAAAATTCTCTACTACGACAGGACTGTAATAGTCAATTTATAGTAATCCCATATAGGGCAAAGAATAAACTGATTATTTATAAATAAAGAGTGATTTGGATTACACCTGAATCAGTAAAGTATGCTTAAAAGCGCAAAATTTGATTCCCCTTAACAACACAATAGGCACTAATATAGGCAATTATTAATAAAATATAAAGCTGTTCCGTGTCTCCAATTTTACAAATTTGCTGTTTATTACCGCAAACATCCCACCATAAATTTATTACCCAGTTTTTGGAAGCGGATCGATTTAATGTGACTAGTTTTTATAGTATCGAACAGTTATCAAAAAATCTCATAGAGGAGCAATCCAGTCAAGACTGTCTGATTGCATGGCTTGAGGATGAAGCGATTAAGCATCGCCTTTCTAACTTAGGTATTTGTTTGCCCACGGTTTTAATTATTTCTGCTCATAATTTTCAAGAACAGAATCTTCAAGAACAGAATCTTCAAGAATTAGATCAGCCAGAATTAGATCAGCCAGAATTTATTTACCCCACAGCCGCAGCCGTCAGCCTAGAAGTAGATAACCTGATTGAATTACCCGATGCCATTGATCAGGCGATCGCTTTATTTTTAAAACTCCCCCCTAGATTACCAAATCAATTTAACAACTCTGATAGCCCAGAATCAAATCAAACTAAAATTACCCATCTCGCCACAGCCCAACAGCGACTTTCAGAAAAGCTCCAAGAAAGATTAGGCTATTTGGGGGTTTATTACAAACGAGATGCTAAGCAATTTTGGCGGCGGCTACCAAAAGCAGATCAAGAGCTATACATTCAAAGATTACAAACAATTTATCGTTCTATAATTTTGGAGTATTTCAAAGACAACTCGAAACAACTTAATATTTTGATTGATGAGTTTGCCAGCATGTGCTTTTTTGCAGATATATCCGTATCCCAAGTATTACAAATTCATATGGAACTAATGGATGATTTTGCTAAGCAGTTAAGATTGGAAGGGCGTAATGAAGAGATTTTGCTAGATTATCGTATTACCCTAATCGATGTCATTGCTCACCTGTGCGAGATGTATCGCCGCTCTATTCCTAAGGAGGTACAGAAATGAGTTTTATTCGTAAAAATTATGTACTTAAGCTCTATGTGGCAGGAAATACCCCCAACTCTATTCGAGCCCTCAAGACCTTAAATGACATTCTGGAAAAAGAATTTCAGGGAGTCTATGCCCTAAAAGTCATTGATGTGCTTAAAAATCCCCAACTCGCTGAGGAGGATAAAATTTTAGCAACGCCCACCCTAGCTAAGGTCTTACCACCGCCAGTACGAAAAATTATTGGAGATTTAAGCGATCGCGAAAAAGTTTTAATTGGATTAGATTTATTGTACGAGGAATTAATTGATGAAGCGTGATGGAATCAATGGTGCAGTGGAAAGCCAAGAACTTGGGGTACAGAAACTACGCACAATGATTGAAGGACTAGATGAAATCACCCACGGCGGCTTACCAATGGGGCGATCAACCCTCATCAGTGGTACTTCAGGAACAGGAAAAACTTTATTTGCTGTGCAATTTATTTATAATGGGATTGTTGAACTCGGTGAAAATGGTGTATTTGTAACCTTTGAAGAATCTCCCGCTGACATTATTAAAAATGCCCATAGTTTTAACTGGGATTTACAAAAACTAATTGATGAAGGCAAGCTATTTATCCTTGATGCTTCACCCGATCCAGAGGGGCATGAAGTTGTCGGTGATTTTGATCTTTCTGCCTTAATTGAGAGGATTCAGTACGCGATCTTAAAATACAAAGCCAAGCGTATTTCCATTGATTCAATTACCGCTATTTTTCAACAGTACGAGTCTTTGGGGCTAGTCCGCAGGGAAATTTTTAGGCTGGTGGGCAGGTTAAAGTCTTTGGGTGTGACTACAGTTATGACCACAGAGCGGGTGGAAGAATATGGTCCAGTTGCCAGATTTGGGGTAGAAGAGTTTGTGTCTGACAATGTAATTATTGTTCGTAATGTTTTAGAGGGGGAACGGCGGCATCGCACAGCCGAAATCTTAAAATTGCGGGGTACTACCCACATGAAAGGAGAGTTTCCTTTTACGATGACCAGTAATGGCATTAATATTTTCCCGCTTGGTGCCATGCGATTAACCCAAAAGTCTTCTAATGTTCGAGTTTCATCAGGAATTGATACTTTAGATACCATGTGCGGAGGGGGCTACTTTAAAGACTCAATTATTTTAATTACTGGAGCCACTGGCACAGGTAAAACCCTAATGGTGAGTAAGTTTTTGCAAAATGGCTGCCAAAATGGAGAAAGGGCATTACTATTTGCCTATGAAGAATCCCGTGCCCAATTATCCCGCAATGCTTCTTCATGGGGGACGGATTTTGAAAAACTCGAAGGTATGGGACTACTAAAAATTATCTGTGCCTATCCAGAATCTACGGGGTTAGAGGATCACCTCCAAATGATTAAGTCTGAGATTGATTCTTTTAAGCCCTCTCGAATTGCGATCGATTCTCTTTCAGCATTAGCCCGTGGGGTTAGTAATAATAACTTTCGTCAATTTGTGATTGGTTTAACTGGATTTGTGAAGCAAGAGGAAATTACAGGGTTATTTACAAATACTACCGATCAGTTTATGGGTTCTCATTCTATCACTGAATCTCATATCTCAACGATCACTGATACTATCATTTTGTTGCAATATGTTGAGATTAGAGGAGAGATGGCAAGGGCGGTAAATGTTTTCAAAATGAGAGGTTCGAGACATGATAACAAGATTAGAGAATATATAATCACTGACCAAGGGGCACAAATTCAAGATTCCTTTAAGGGATATGAACAGATTCTTAGTGGTTCTCCCTCCCGTAGTTCTATAGATGAAAAAAGTGAACTATCACGGATTATTAGAGGTGTGCAACCAGAATAATTTATGTTTAGAGATCAGTTTTTACAATATTTTTGTTCTCTATGCACATAATTGCTTTTTATTAAACCAAAAAAGATACAAATAATTTATATCTCGACATACTCAGATCACATCTATTCGTGATTCAGATTACAGAAAAATCCATCTCTTTTATGGTTTTAAAGTTTAATAAGTCTCAATTAGACAATCACTCACGTCAATCATAATTTGTCAATCCCCTAATTATCAATCCTTTTAAGGTATTAGTTTTTCCAATCATTGCAACTTTGACGATGGAAGTCGTGATAGGGTTATTCTGCGTCAGAAATTTCTTCATCTGACTTTAGATAAGTAGAAGCGAGTTCCTCAGAGTCTTCTATTTTTGTTCACTCACATCTCACATGCTTGATTTATGACAAAAAAAACATGGAGATGCCTTTTATTGGCTCTCATTGCAATAAGTTCTCTAGCTGTTGTTCCTTTTAATGATTCAGCTAACGCAGATACGCCTCTGCAATCTAAAGAACCTTCTGATTTCGATTCCTCTGCTCTATCCTCTACCCTAAAAGTTGGAGAGACTCGTTCTGAATCCCTTTCTCGCCCTAATACTGCGATCGCCAAAGTCTTTCCTTATCAAATTCGTAATAAAACCGCAGCTACAGTCTACGTCAATAATCTACCAGTTTTTACCTTTATAGATACTTCAACTCCAACTTCAGAACAGAAAGTTAAGTATCCTACACCTCGATCCTCTGCGAAGCTTCCTTCTAAGAATGGAAATTTGCTTACTTACGTTGATCCTGTGGAGCGTGCCACTGTTATGGCATCTACCTTTAATCAGTTAGCCCGTGATGGGTTTGACGCTAAAAATATTGTTGTAGTTTGGCAGTCTGGCGACTATGTGCTGAAGTTGGGTGACCAAATGAGTCTTAAACTTGATAGTAGTCTGTTAATTCCTGATGCCACTAAGGATAAGGCTAATGATGCTATTGCCACAGCAAATTTACTTAGGCGTTTACTAGGTAAGGCTCAACCATTGACAACTATAGCTGGTATGCCTGCCACGAATATTAGACCATCCTATAGCTTGCCAATTGCGATCGTCAGTCAAGTTATTTCTGGCATGGCTTCTTGGTATGGACCTGGTTTTCATGGTGGATATACTGCTAATGGCGAAAGGTTTGATAAATATACCCTAACCGCTGCCCATCCTACTCTACCTTTTGGTACGCCTGTAAGGGTTACTAATACCTATAACGGTAAGTCTGTAGTTGTGAGAATCAATGATCGCGGACCTTATTCAGGGGGAAGGGTTATAGACTTATCCCAGGGTGCAGCGCAAATGATTGGGTTAATCTCCTCAGGAGTTGCCCCTGTTAAGCTGGAAGTGATGGGCAGATAGTTAAACTCTGGCTACATAATGACCGTAGTTATCTCAACTATAGAAACTCTAAGAGCCACTCTGGACAAGGCTCTAGACTCTGTAGGGTTAGTCCCAACAATGGGTGCTCTCCACGCAGGTCACCTGAGCTTAATCCAACAAGCTAAGCAAGAAAATGGCTGTGTTGTGGTCAGTATTTTTGTTAACCCTTTACAGTTTGGTCAAGGTGAAGATTATGCCAAGTATCCTCGAAATTTAGCAAGTGATCGCCAAATTTGTGAAGAAGCTGGGGTAGATATTATTTTTGCGCCAGCCGTAGACCAAATCTATGGGATAGGGGAGATAACTCAGGTAATTCCGCCAGAATCCATGACATCAGTACTTTGTGGGCGACTGCGCCTAGGACATTTTACGGGTCTGGCTACGGTCGTGACAAAATTATTAAATATAGTACAACCCCATAGGATTTATTTCGGACAGAAAGATGGACAGCAATTGGCAATAGTGCGACGGTTAATTAGGGATTTAAATTTTGTCACAGAAGTAGTGGCTTGTCCCACAAGGCGATCGCCATCAGGTTTGGCATTAAGTTCCCGTAATCAATATTTAACGCCCGATCAATTAGTAACGGCTGCTAGTTTGTATCAGGCTTTGCAGGTGGCTGAATCTGCATTTAGAGCCGGAGAAGTTGCGGTAAATGCTCTAACTTCCTTAGCCCAAAACTCCTTATCTCCAGATGTGGACTTAGAGTATGTAGAGCTAGTAGATTTGGAAACCTTACAACCTTTAGCTAATGCTAAGAACTTATCAATGTTGGCGATCGCCGCTAGAGTTGGGGGAACCCGATTAATTGATAATATAGTCTTGAATTAAGTATCAACTAAAAAACTTAGAAAAAATTTTGCGTAAGCCAATTATTGCCATTGACGGTCCTGCGGGGGCGGGAAAATCAACGATCGCTCGTTTACTATCCCAGCAATTAAACCTAATCTACTTAGATACTGGGGCAATGTATAGGGCTGTAACTTGGTTAGTATTGCAATCAGGGTTAGTTCTTGATGATGAGCTTGGGATCACTAACTTGGCTAATAGTTGCAAAATTGAACTTACACCCGCCACTTCTGAAGGCTTTACCACCCAAGTTAAAGTAAATGGCGTTGATATTACCCGTGAAATTCGGACTAGTTCGGTCACGGAAAATGTGCCTGCGATCGCTGCCC
Encoded here:
- the recJ gene encoding single-stranded-DNA-specific exonuclease RecJ produces the protein MTLPLQRWQIAAPQPELASEISNSTGLSPLLAQVLINRDMNTPERSQVFLDPDREVLVDPKLEFPDLVASLDILEAAVKNHQKVAICGDYDADGMTSTALLLRTLRLLEVEVSYEIPSRMNEGYGINIRMVEELQARGVGLIITVDNGISAFAAIARARELNLAVIITDHHDLPEQLPPANAILNPKLINLSSPYYAIAGVGVAYVLALELADRFGKRQALESLLLELFTLGTIADLAHLTGINRRLVKQGLRLLGRSQLPGVTALIQASGIADDQKIGLKPEAIGFSLGPRINAVGRIGDPVTVIELLTADDMGIAITLAQKCEETNRTRQELCSQIEREAIAYIQSLNLDLSQERVLVVVQPNWHHGVIGIVASRLVERYGVPVFIGTYEEEQDHLAIRGSVRSIPEFNVFESLEFCREFLNKYGGHPAAGGFSMPSQNLQKFSDRLREFAHQHLEPHHLKPLIQVDVKADLHDISLTLLEQIDLLHPCGMGNSDPVFYTPNVRVISQQIRGKNKACLALELDRGNGSKIKAISWRWGEYYPIPDYVDLAYKLRANKWQDKTSVELELVGIRTPWTPILESKPAPKIAIAPKWQNLKALAEIPQPALIYGYDHPEFTGDSDRPIPHKTYKSLVLWSLPPSITHLRWLIALTKPALIYLGSQIPVLPTQSELKQKLSLYIGSGTESANLQVNLLDLGQKLWLAPCVIVSTWRELGYDCANFPPTQPLSTELENQKRWYQISIEKITSIITK
- a CDS encoding GDP-L-fucose synthase, which encodes MTLSLQDQKILVTGGAGFLGQQVVAQLLAAGASKDLISIPRSRDLDIRVWENCQKAVDNQDIVIHLAAHVGGIGLNQEKPGELFYDNLIMGTQLIHAAHLAGVKKFVCVGTICAYPKFTPVPFKEDDIWNGYPEETNAPYGVAKKALLVQLQAYRQQYNFNGIYLLPVNLYGPADNFDPKSSHVIPALIRKVHEAQVRGDKQLPVWGDGSPTREFLYSEDAARGIVMGTQSYDDPEPVNLGTGYEISIKDLITLICDLMEFEGEIIWQTDKPNGQPRRCLDTERAKAAFKFTAQVDFKQGLQNTIAWYREHAV
- the gmd gene encoding GDP-mannose 4,6-dehydratase; protein product: MTDQKRALITGITGQDGSYISELLLAKGYQVHGIVRRSSTINTDRLDHLYQDPHLPETKLFLHYGDLTDGTALGRLLEAIRPHEVYNLGAQSHVRVSFDSPEYTVDSVAMGTLRLLEAVRDFQQRKGKEIRFYQAGSSEMFGLVQAVPQSETTPFYPRSPYACAKVYAHWQTVNYRESYGLFACNGILFNHESPRRGETFVTRKITRAIARIVAGQQKKLYLGNLDAKRDWGYAKDYVEAMWLMLQQEQPDDYVVATGETHSIREFLDVAFGYVDLKWEDYVEIDPRYFRPAEVELLLGDPTKAKQKLNWKPSVNFKELVYLMVDADMQALGLKSPNQTTDIATLRQNSVSSWS
- a CDS encoding circadian clock protein KaiA, with the protein product MSPILQICCLLPQTSHHKFITQFLEADRFNVTSFYSIEQLSKNLIEEQSSQDCLIAWLEDEAIKHRLSNLGICLPTVLIISAHNFQEQNLQEQNLQELDQPELDQPEFIYPTAAAVSLEVDNLIELPDAIDQAIALFLKLPPRLPNQFNNSDSPESNQTKITHLATAQQRLSEKLQERLGYLGVYYKRDAKQFWRRLPKADQELYIQRLQTIYRSIILEYFKDNSKQLNILIDEFASMCFFADISVSQVLQIHMELMDDFAKQLRLEGRNEEILLDYRITLIDVIAHLCEMYRRSIPKEVQK
- the kaiB gene encoding circadian clock protein KaiB; the encoded protein is MSFIRKNYVLKLYVAGNTPNSIRALKTLNDILEKEFQGVYALKVIDVLKNPQLAEEDKILATPTLAKVLPPPVRKIIGDLSDREKVLIGLDLLYEELIDEA
- the kaiC gene encoding circadian clock protein KaiC, whose product is MKRDGINGAVESQELGVQKLRTMIEGLDEITHGGLPMGRSTLISGTSGTGKTLFAVQFIYNGIVELGENGVFVTFEESPADIIKNAHSFNWDLQKLIDEGKLFILDASPDPEGHEVVGDFDLSALIERIQYAILKYKAKRISIDSITAIFQQYESLGLVRREIFRLVGRLKSLGVTTVMTTERVEEYGPVARFGVEEFVSDNVIIVRNVLEGERRHRTAEILKLRGTTHMKGEFPFTMTSNGINIFPLGAMRLTQKSSNVRVSSGIDTLDTMCGGGYFKDSIILITGATGTGKTLMVSKFLQNGCQNGERALLFAYEESRAQLSRNASSWGTDFEKLEGMGLLKIICAYPESTGLEDHLQMIKSEIDSFKPSRIAIDSLSALARGVSNNNFRQFVIGLTGFVKQEEITGLFTNTTDQFMGSHSITESHISTITDTIILLQYVEIRGEMARAVNVFKMRGSRHDNKIREYIITDQGAQIQDSFKGYEQILSGSPSRSSIDEKSELSRIIRGVQPE
- a CDS encoding septal ring lytic transglycosylase RlpA family protein, whose product is MTKKTWRCLLLALIAISSLAVVPFNDSANADTPLQSKEPSDFDSSALSSTLKVGETRSESLSRPNTAIAKVFPYQIRNKTAATVYVNNLPVFTFIDTSTPTSEQKVKYPTPRSSAKLPSKNGNLLTYVDPVERATVMASTFNQLARDGFDAKNIVVVWQSGDYVLKLGDQMSLKLDSSLLIPDATKDKANDAIATANLLRRLLGKAQPLTTIAGMPATNIRPSYSLPIAIVSQVISGMASWYGPGFHGGYTANGERFDKYTLTAAHPTLPFGTPVRVTNTYNGKSVVVRINDRGPYSGGRVIDLSQGAAQMIGLISSGVAPVKLEVMGR